A single window of Archangium gephyra DNA harbors:
- a CDS encoding DUF3105 domain-containing protein has product MSLLHRALPALLLSSLLACGPSDPEDCSRYGITLSPPPATARHLTCTSTACGDGQNPPTSGDHCGDTLRCRVHDTEQNRCVWLHNLEHGHAVFLYNCPEGCPELVATLESLRQEAKTGGNGVIRAIVAPDSRIPTRVAGLLWRRSWGADAPDANAIRCLLQHQDAEAPEPELACLP; this is encoded by the coding sequence ATGTCCCTGCTCCACCGTGCCCTCCCCGCCCTCCTGCTGTCCTCCCTGCTCGCCTGTGGGCCGAGCGACCCCGAGGACTGCTCCCGCTACGGCATCACCCTGTCGCCCCCGCCCGCGACCGCGAGGCACCTCACCTGCACGAGCACCGCGTGCGGAGACGGGCAGAACCCCCCCACGAGCGGTGACCACTGTGGCGACACGCTGCGCTGCCGGGTGCACGACACCGAGCAGAACCGGTGCGTGTGGCTGCACAACCTGGAGCATGGGCACGCGGTCTTCCTCTACAACTGCCCCGAGGGCTGCCCGGAGCTCGTCGCCACGCTGGAGTCCCTGCGGCAGGAGGCGAAGACCGGCGGCAACGGCGTGATTCGCGCCATTGTCGCCCCGGACTCGCGGATTCCCACGCGCGTGGCGGGACTGTTGTGGCGGCGCTCCTGGGGGGCGGACGCGCCGGACGCGAACGCCATCCGCTGCCTCCTGCAGCACCAGGACGCCGAAGCCCCCGAGCCCGAACTGGCCTGCCTGCCATGA
- a CDS encoding vWA domain-containing protein, whose protein sequence is MSSTKPNRLTRWGSAALALSLVPACSYSPSTRGNAEQSVAWQSQTREVSKDEAAAPAPPEPALAGNVAASEDDSAHEKATVSEAKADVARASPKPMPAKVAATVAPRQPRELPADKPAEPMMEREEAGPATPPPPPAPARMASMPAGGMALQQQPEPQSQGNSFTHHAANAFTETAKDRFSTFAVDVDTASYAVSRRYLTQGALPPHAAVRVEEFVNYFKYRYTPPEQGAFTVHLEGAPSPFNANRQFVRVGVQGKVVSRSQRKPAHLVFLVDTSGSMSQPDKLPLAKEAMKLAVKNLNENDTVALVTYAGSTRDVLSPTPATNLEAIYKAIDTLESGGGTAMGSGMQMAYKHAVKKASGNAVSRVVVLTDGDANIGPNVSADAMLNSIQGFVKEGVTLSAIGFGMGNYRDDLMEKLADKGNGNCFYIDSYKEAKKVFETQLTGTLEVIAKDVKIQVEFDPKVVSRYRLVGYENRDIADKDFRDDKVDAGEIGAGHSVTAVYEVELTGEKAPLGTVRIRAKAPNGTEAAEQAFPFEQKMMRATLDGASPDFRFALAVAATADVLRGSPSAQGWNLATMQKLAEGAIDGQADREEFAKLVVRARGLLGNSMARDSR, encoded by the coding sequence ATGTCCTCGACCAAGCCGAACCGCCTGACCCGCTGGGGGAGCGCCGCCCTCGCCCTGAGCCTCGTCCCCGCCTGTAGCTACTCGCCCAGCACGAGGGGCAACGCCGAGCAGTCGGTCGCATGGCAGTCCCAGACGCGCGAGGTCTCGAAGGACGAGGCCGCCGCTCCTGCCCCGCCCGAGCCCGCGCTGGCTGGGAACGTGGCCGCTTCGGAAGACGATTCGGCGCACGAGAAGGCCACGGTTTCCGAGGCGAAGGCCGACGTCGCCAGGGCGAGCCCGAAGCCGATGCCCGCCAAGGTCGCCGCCACGGTCGCTCCGCGGCAACCCCGCGAGCTCCCGGCGGACAAACCCGCCGAGCCGATGATGGAGCGTGAGGAAGCCGGCCCCGCCACGCCGCCGCCTCCTCCTGCTCCAGCGCGGATGGCCTCGATGCCCGCGGGAGGCATGGCCCTCCAGCAGCAGCCGGAGCCCCAGTCGCAGGGCAACAGCTTCACCCACCACGCGGCCAATGCCTTCACCGAGACGGCGAAGGATCGGTTCTCCACCTTCGCGGTGGACGTGGACACGGCGTCGTACGCGGTGTCGCGCCGCTACCTCACCCAGGGAGCGCTGCCGCCGCACGCGGCCGTCCGGGTGGAGGAGTTCGTCAACTACTTCAAGTACCGCTACACGCCGCCCGAGCAGGGCGCCTTCACGGTGCACCTCGAGGGAGCGCCCTCGCCCTTCAACGCGAACCGCCAGTTCGTGCGCGTGGGTGTGCAGGGCAAGGTCGTCTCGCGCTCGCAGCGCAAGCCCGCGCACCTGGTCTTCCTGGTGGACACCAGTGGCTCCATGAGCCAGCCGGACAAGCTGCCGCTGGCCAAGGAGGCGATGAAGCTGGCGGTGAAGAACCTCAACGAGAACGACACGGTGGCGCTCGTCACCTACGCGGGCAGCACGCGGGATGTGCTCTCGCCCACGCCGGCCACCAACCTGGAGGCCATCTACAAGGCCATCGACACGCTGGAGTCCGGTGGCGGCACGGCCATGGGCTCGGGCATGCAGATGGCGTACAAGCACGCGGTGAAGAAGGCCTCGGGCAACGCGGTGTCGCGCGTGGTGGTGCTCACGGACGGTGACGCCAACATCGGCCCCAACGTCTCCGCGGATGCCATGCTCAACAGCATCCAGGGGTTCGTGAAGGAGGGCGTCACCCTGTCCGCCATCGGCTTCGGCATGGGCAACTACCGGGACGACCTGATGGAGAAGCTGGCCGACAAGGGCAACGGCAACTGCTTCTACATCGACAGCTACAAGGAGGCGAAGAAGGTCTTCGAGACGCAGCTCACCGGGACGCTGGAGGTGATCGCCAAGGACGTGAAGATCCAGGTGGAGTTCGACCCGAAGGTGGTGAGCCGCTACCGGCTGGTGGGCTACGAGAACCGGGACATCGCGGACAAGGACTTCCGTGACGACAAGGTGGACGCGGGAGAGATTGGCGCGGGCCACAGTGTCACGGCGGTGTACGAGGTGGAGCTGACGGGCGAGAAGGCGCCGCTGGGCACGGTGCGCATCCGCGCCAAGGCGCCCAACGGCACCGAGGCGGCCGAGCAGGCCTTCCCCTTCGAGCAGAAGATGATGCGGGCGACGCTGGATGGGGCCTCGCCGGACTTCCGCTTCGCGCTGGCGGTGGCGGCCACGGCGGACGTGCTGCGCGGCAGCCCGAGCGCCCAGGGGTGGAACCTGGCCACGATGCAGAAGCTCGCCGAGGGCGCCATCGACGGCCAGGCGGACCGCGAGGAGTTCGCGAAGCTGGTGGTGCGGGCGCGCGGCCTGCTGGGTAACTCCATGGCTCGCGACAGCCGCTGA
- a CDS encoding heparan-alpha-glucosaminide N-acetyltransferase domain-containing protein, whose product MSASSTSERVRAIDWLRGIAVLFMVQCHALVLLTPELRQSKTTKHLLMLDGLVAPAFLFAAGFALAMLLVRSAASGKRSERFGRNLRRALQVLGVATLVNWMWFPLFREPRWLARLDILHCVGLSLLLVLPVAAWLASRPRVLRGVALALALVVFFLSPLGEAAQGPWAYVLNKSTGAVFPLLPWLGFTWLGAYAGAVAGEQGRAGLVRALLFLAGLGFAGWMAEDPLRDMYPEHRFFVTNPSNAAERWMWVCLVLLGLMELERRTASAGEPSRVRRFVETFGTSSMSAYFFHEALLYFHIFGFSFEKVWGGRSGWGQYTLLTGVLICLTYGLCVGLDAARNAVRRAGRFLVETLRGGFGEKIARSE is encoded by the coding sequence ATGAGCGCCTCCTCCACTTCCGAGCGCGTCCGCGCCATCGACTGGCTGCGCGGCATCGCGGTGCTGTTCATGGTCCAGTGCCACGCGCTGGTGCTGCTGACCCCCGAGTTGCGCCAGAGCAAGACGACGAAGCACCTGCTCATGCTCGACGGGCTGGTGGCTCCGGCCTTCCTCTTCGCCGCGGGCTTCGCGCTCGCGATGCTGCTGGTCCGCAGTGCCGCGAGTGGCAAACGGAGCGAGCGGTTCGGGCGCAACCTGCGCCGGGCCCTGCAGGTGCTCGGAGTGGCCACGCTGGTCAACTGGATGTGGTTCCCCCTGTTCCGGGAGCCCAGGTGGCTGGCGCGCCTGGACATCCTCCACTGCGTGGGGCTGTCGCTGCTGCTCGTCCTGCCCGTCGCCGCCTGGCTGGCTTCCCGGCCGCGGGTGCTGCGGGGCGTGGCGCTGGCGTTGGCGCTCGTCGTCTTCTTCCTCTCGCCGCTGGGCGAGGCCGCGCAGGGGCCGTGGGCCTACGTGCTCAACAAGTCCACCGGGGCCGTGTTCCCCCTGCTGCCGTGGCTTGGCTTCACGTGGCTCGGAGCGTACGCGGGGGCGGTCGCTGGCGAGCAGGGGCGCGCGGGACTCGTCCGGGCCCTGCTGTTCCTCGCCGGGCTCGGGTTCGCGGGCTGGATGGCGGAGGATCCGCTCCGCGACATGTACCCGGAGCACCGCTTCTTCGTCACCAACCCCTCCAACGCGGCCGAGCGCTGGATGTGGGTGTGCCTGGTGCTGCTCGGGCTGATGGAGCTGGAGCGGCGGACGGCCTCGGCGGGAGAGCCCTCCCGGGTGCGCCGCTTCGTGGAGACGTTCGGCACGTCGTCCATGTCCGCGTACTTCTTCCACGAGGCGCTGCTCTACTTCCACATCTTCGGCTTCTCCTTCGAGAAGGTGTGGGGAGGCCGGAGCGGCTGGGGCCAGTACACGCTGCTGACGGGGGTGCTGATCTGCCTGACGTACGGGCTGTGCGTCGGGTTGGACGCGGCCCGGAACGCGGTGCGCCGGGCGGGCCGGTTCCTCGTGGAGACGCTGCGCGGGGGCTTCGGGGAAAAAATCGCCCGGTCCGAATAA
- a CDS encoding RCC1 domain-containing protein — protein sequence MKFFKVLAKPTHATLALLLGALLVGGCGGSEMEPAELPASQKTTSASSSLIRASHPMPARLAAGQEHTLVVRPDGTVWAAGSNAYGQLGDGTNTDQASFVRVQNLTHVVAVAAGLSHSLALRADGTVWAWGSNFSGQLGDGSSVDSLVPVQVPGLSGVTVIGAGTEHSLAARSDGTLWAWGANWDGQLGNGTTTSRTTPAKVGTLGNVVSLAAGSSHSIALRSDGTILAWGAGSNGQLGNGSTARRLTPIVLPGLSGVLSIAAGDSHSLARLSDGTLRAWGNNAYGQLGDGTTTNRLSPVTVPGQNGVVAISAGLNSSLAIRANGTTWAWGYNAYGQLGDGTLVDRATPVQVSGVSQGRMAAMGSTHSLLLLASGAVYTWGGNFLGQLGNGTTSDSSTPGLTKMISGWGDLSGGDSHSLLLRPDGTLWSAGDNRTGQLGDGTTNDSSTPIQLRSLSNVVDADAGGSYSVVALADGTVWAWGNGQQTPKQVVGLSNAVAVCVGKTGDGNATALKADGTVWTWSYYNHSAPVQVAGLSGVVSLSGGYFHTVALRADGTVWAWGNNDYGQLGDGTNTTRSAPVQVSGLGNVVAVAGGANYSLALRADGTVWAWGINTYGQLGNGTSTTSYVPVQVSGLTGVVSLSAGGWHSVALRGDGTVWSWGYNGVGRLGDGTTTTRYTPVQVTGVSNIVAVGTGTYHGLAQSADGTIWAWGMNYTGQLGNGTIDERVAPYKLTSLTNVVEVTAGQYHISMALRADGTVWAWGYLGYNQRTPVQVSGLSNVVDIAAGAYHFMALRSDGTVWTWGFSNASGQLGDGTTTKHMTPAQVPGLTQVSTIAAGGDHSLAVRSDGTVWSWGSNSSGQIGDGTTTNRLIPTQVKNLSGVISVSAGTYHSIALGVDGRVWVWGSNQYGQQGNTEGYFSALPVQVASPTGVVEVVSGAEHILARRSDGTLWAWGSNGSGQVGNGSFGSVSAPVQVLSSVRSVGASRSSSYAVRVDGTLWTWGDNDYGQLGDLSTTNRSTPVQISGQTGVVNAAGGWGHSLILWTDGSVWVSGRNRDGELGDGTPLSNQYTPVKVLLP from the coding sequence ATGAAATTCTTCAAAGTCCTGGCGAAACCAACACACGCGACCCTCGCACTGCTGCTTGGCGCGCTGCTCGTGGGAGGCTGCGGTGGTTCCGAGATGGAACCGGCGGAGCTTCCCGCGTCGCAGAAGACCACGAGCGCTTCGTCCAGCCTCATCAGGGCGAGCCATCCGATGCCGGCGCGACTCGCGGCCGGACAGGAGCACACCCTGGTCGTCCGCCCGGATGGCACCGTCTGGGCCGCGGGCTCCAACGCATACGGTCAGCTCGGCGACGGAACGAACACAGACCAGGCGAGCTTTGTCCGGGTACAGAACCTGACCCATGTGGTGGCTGTGGCGGCCGGGCTCTCCCACTCTCTGGCGCTGCGTGCGGACGGTACGGTCTGGGCCTGGGGCTCCAACTTCTCGGGCCAGCTCGGCGACGGCTCGAGCGTGGACAGCCTCGTCCCCGTGCAAGTTCCCGGCCTCAGTGGGGTGACTGTGATTGGCGCGGGAACGGAACACTCCCTGGCCGCGCGCTCGGATGGGACCCTCTGGGCATGGGGGGCCAACTGGGACGGCCAGCTGGGCAACGGCACCACGACCTCCCGCACCACCCCGGCGAAGGTGGGCACCCTGGGCAATGTGGTGTCCCTGGCGGCGGGAAGCTCCCACTCGATAGCTCTTCGCTCCGATGGCACTATCCTGGCCTGGGGTGCCGGTTCGAATGGACAGCTCGGCAATGGCTCGACGGCTCGCCGGCTCACTCCGATCGTGCTCCCCGGCCTGAGCGGGGTGCTATCCATCGCCGCAGGTGACAGCCACTCCTTGGCGCGGCTGTCGGATGGCACCCTGAGGGCCTGGGGCAACAACGCCTACGGCCAGCTCGGCGATGGGACGACCACGAACCGTTTGTCCCCCGTCACGGTGCCGGGCCAGAACGGCGTGGTGGCCATCTCCGCCGGGCTGAACTCTTCCCTGGCCATACGCGCGAATGGCACTACATGGGCCTGGGGCTACAACGCCTACGGCCAGCTCGGCGACGGGACGCTGGTGGACCGTGCCACGCCCGTCCAGGTGAGTGGGGTGAGCCAGGGCCGGATGGCGGCCATGGGCAGCACGCACTCGCTCCTGCTGCTCGCCTCGGGGGCCGTCTACACCTGGGGCGGCAACTTCCTGGGCCAGCTCGGTAATGGCACCACGAGCGACAGTTCTACTCCGGGGCTGACGAAAATGATCTCCGGATGGGGCGATCTGTCCGGCGGGGATAGCCATTCGCTCCTGCTGCGGCCGGACGGCACGCTCTGGTCCGCCGGTGACAACCGCACGGGTCAGCTCGGAGACGGGACGACGAACGACAGCTCGACTCCCATACAACTGCGGAGTTTGAGCAACGTCGTGGACGCGGATGCCGGTGGAAGCTACTCCGTCGTCGCCCTGGCTGACGGTACGGTCTGGGCCTGGGGCAACGGCCAGCAAACGCCCAAGCAAGTCGTCGGGTTGAGCAATGCGGTGGCCGTTTGCGTGGGGAAAACAGGGGACGGCAACGCGACCGCGCTCAAGGCGGATGGCACTGTGTGGACCTGGAGCTACTACAATCATTCCGCGCCCGTGCAGGTGGCGGGTTTGTCGGGAGTGGTGTCCTTGTCAGGGGGCTACTTCCACACCGTTGCGCTGCGCGCGGATGGCACGGTCTGGGCCTGGGGCAACAACGACTATGGCCAGTTGGGAGACGGGACAAACACCACGCGCTCCGCGCCCGTGCAGGTGAGCGGCCTGGGTAACGTGGTGGCCGTAGCGGGCGGAGCCAATTATTCCCTGGCGCTGCGAGCGGACGGCACCGTCTGGGCCTGGGGCATCAACACCTACGGCCAGTTGGGGAACGGGACGAGCACCACGAGTTACGTGCCCGTGCAGGTGTCCGGCCTGACGGGAGTGGTGTCCCTGTCTGCGGGAGGCTGGCATTCCGTGGCCCTGCGCGGCGATGGCACCGTCTGGTCCTGGGGCTACAACGGGGTTGGACGGTTGGGAGACGGGACCACCACCACCCGTTACACGCCGGTACAAGTGACGGGCGTCAGCAACATCGTGGCCGTGGGGACCGGCACCTACCATGGGCTTGCGCAGAGCGCGGACGGCACCATCTGGGCCTGGGGGATGAACTACACCGGACAGCTCGGCAATGGCACCATTGATGAGCGAGTGGCCCCCTACAAGCTGACCAGCTTGACCAACGTGGTGGAGGTGACAGCCGGGCAGTACCATATCTCCATGGCGCTGCGCGCGGATGGCACCGTCTGGGCGTGGGGCTATCTGGGCTATAACCAGCGCACGCCGGTGCAGGTGAGCGGTTTGAGCAACGTGGTGGATATCGCCGCCGGCGCCTACCACTTCATGGCGCTGCGCTCGGATGGCACCGTGTGGACGTGGGGTTTCTCCAACGCCAGTGGCCAGCTCGGTGACGGGACGACGACCAAGCATATGACACCAGCTCAGGTACCTGGGTTGACGCAGGTGTCGACCATCGCGGCGGGTGGAGATCACTCCCTGGCCGTGCGCTCGGACGGCACCGTTTGGAGTTGGGGCAGCAACAGCTCTGGACAGATTGGAGATGGAACGACCACGAACCGTCTGATTCCCACCCAGGTCAAGAATCTGAGCGGCGTCATCTCCGTGTCCGCGGGCACCTATCATTCCATCGCCCTGGGGGTGGATGGCAGGGTCTGGGTATGGGGTAGTAACCAATATGGCCAGCAGGGCAATACCGAGGGTTACTTCAGTGCCCTTCCCGTACAGGTCGCCAGCCCCACGGGAGTCGTGGAGGTGGTGTCTGGGGCGGAGCACATCCTCGCCAGGCGCTCGGACGGAACCCTCTGGGCGTGGGGATCCAACGGCTCCGGACAAGTGGGGAACGGGTCTTTCGGCTCGGTCAGCGCGCCGGTTCAGGTGCTGAGTTCCGTGAGGTCCGTGGGCGCCAGCAGGTCGTCCTCATATGCGGTGCGCGTCGACGGCACGCTGTGGACCTGGGGCGATAATGATTACGGACAACTCGGAGACCTGAGCACCACCAACCGTTCAACTCCCGTGCAGATCTCGGGGCAGACCGGCGTCGTGAACGCAGCGGGCGGTTGGGGCCACTCGCTCATCCTGTGGACGGATGGTTCCGTCTGGGTCTCGGGAAGGAACAGGGATGGCGAGCTAGGTGATGGCACCCCGCTGTCGAACCAGTACACGCCGGTGAAGGTCCTGCTGCCCTGA
- a CDS encoding TIGR04222 domain-containing membrane protein, translating to MNPLDWSGPYFLAFYVPLLVLAFFGSFKWRRALDQPATPPTPRELDLGPELVAVLDGHKSAVCSAVVELVHEGCLRSEERRLSVAGPLPAKASDLTRAVYRAVEAGSLHVEALRARVKPEIERVEEALRERGFLRPRAQHRRYLGLPWLVFLPAAYDPSSVSSTGSSSDSSGDSGGGGGCGGCGGGGGSSD from the coding sequence ATGAATCCGCTGGACTGGTCGGGACCGTACTTCCTCGCCTTCTATGTGCCGCTGCTGGTGCTTGCCTTCTTCGGCTCGTTCAAGTGGCGGCGGGCGTTGGACCAGCCGGCGACGCCGCCCACTCCCCGAGAGCTCGACCTGGGCCCGGAGCTGGTGGCGGTGCTGGACGGGCACAAGTCGGCCGTGTGTAGCGCGGTGGTGGAGCTCGTGCACGAGGGCTGTCTGCGCTCCGAGGAGCGGCGGCTATCGGTAGCCGGGCCCCTGCCCGCCAAGGCGTCGGACCTCACGCGCGCCGTGTACCGCGCGGTGGAGGCCGGCTCGCTCCACGTGGAGGCGTTGCGCGCGCGCGTGAAGCCGGAGATCGAGCGCGTGGAGGAGGCCCTGCGCGAGCGGGGATTCCTGCGCCCGCGCGCTCAGCACCGGCGCTACCTGGGCTTGCCCTGGCTGGTGTTCCTCCCCGCTGCCTACGATCCGTCCAGCGTCTCGAGCACGGGCTCCAGCTCGGACTCCAGCGGGGACTCGGGCGGGGGCGGCGGCTGTGGGGGCTGTGGCGGGGGCGGTGGAAGCAGTGACTGA
- a CDS encoding UV DNA damage repair endonuclease UvsE → MKEGLSSYRLGYVANCLSLGLGASHTCRLAGATPQRLEELIALNLSELEQILLFNEAHGIELFRIGSSLIPFGSHPVNTLPWWKKWARDFDRLGHIARRSRQRLSLHPSPAAASLTSVHQRVRDAAIAELRYGARVLDLLGQGPEARVVLHLGGAAPSRPEALDNARRMLDAMPEELRNRLVIEHDDKIWSAREVAPWPGSMGCPGSRTTCTTSSSPPPPRCRWRSCCASRRPRGARWT, encoded by the coding sequence GTGAAAGAAGGACTCTCTTCCTATCGTCTCGGCTACGTCGCCAACTGCCTCTCGCTCGGACTGGGGGCCAGCCATACCTGCCGCCTGGCGGGTGCCACGCCCCAGCGGCTCGAGGAGCTCATCGCGCTGAATCTCTCCGAGCTCGAGCAGATCCTCCTCTTCAACGAGGCGCACGGCATCGAGCTGTTCCGCATCGGCTCCTCGCTCATCCCGTTCGGCTCGCATCCCGTCAACACGCTCCCGTGGTGGAAGAAGTGGGCGCGCGACTTCGATCGTCTGGGGCATATCGCCCGGCGCTCGCGCCAGCGGCTGTCCCTGCACCCCTCGCCCGCGGCGGCCTCGCTGACGTCCGTGCACCAGCGCGTGCGTGACGCCGCGATCGCCGAGCTGCGCTATGGCGCCCGGGTGTTGGATCTGCTCGGCCAGGGACCCGAGGCGCGGGTGGTCCTGCATCTCGGAGGGGCCGCGCCGAGCCGTCCCGAGGCGTTGGACAACGCGCGCCGCATGCTGGACGCCATGCCCGAGGAGCTGCGCAACCGGCTCGTCATCGAGCACGATGACAAGATCTGGAGCGCACGCGAGGTGGCCCCCTGGCCCGGGAGCATGGGCTGCCCTGGCTCGCGGACAACCTGCACAACGTCATCGAGCCCTCCACCCCCGAGATGCCGTTGGCGGAGTTGTTGCGCGAGTCGGCGGCCTCGTGGCGCGCGTTGGACTTGA